The Triticum aestivum cultivar Chinese Spring chromosome 3A, IWGSC CS RefSeq v2.1, whole genome shotgun sequence genome includes a region encoding these proteins:
- the LOC123063751 gene encoding probable LRR receptor-like serine/threonine-protein kinase At1g67720 isoform X1, whose product MSRAEQSRAAGQLPSTMAAETPPTQHRSSCSSSSCYLHRRLPLLHLALLLHIIFFFFLCSSFPAVSRAQMPGFLSIDCGGAANYTDARGLRWTSDAALIATGTPISTLNTSTSPQEQEQETQYTTLRAFPSDGAKHCYALPVATRARYLVRATFLYAGFDGDDAFPEFDLYLGATRWSPIVVYDGARLVTREAVVLAQSASISVCLSNATTGRPFISTLELRPLNGSLYRTDAEARAFLALAARINFGAPSPDPVRYPDDPYDRIWESDMVRRANYLVDAAPGTVNVSTDKPVFVATSERPPEKVMQTAVVGTLGELTYRLNLNGFPGDGWAFSYFAEIEESVVPETRKFKLFIPGLPDVSKATVDVGENAPGKLRLYQPGYYNVSLPFVLSFAFRKTNDSSRGPILNAFEIYKYVAIEPGSPDALAMASLASRYSSFGDWANEGGDPCWPSPWSWVRCSSEPQLRVVSINLSGKNLTGSIPPELVALSFLAEIRLDDNMLTGPIPDLAASSNLSIIHFENNQLTGSVPSYLSSLPKLTELYLQNNKLSGYIPKALKSRGIVFNYAGNMDLKAGNQEKHHLIIIISALLGVSLLLAVSLCCYVLTRKANKRNSPPEDDLTKAPPPAHKLQKSDAPSCEIATETCHPFRLCDLEEATKNFENRIGSGGFGIVYYGKLPDGREIAVKVPTNDSYQGKKQFANEVSLLSRIHHRNLVAFLGYCHEDGRNILVYEFMMNGTLKEHLHGRDKHISWIQRLEIAEDSAKGIEYLHSGCTPSIIHRDIKTSNILLDKQMRAKVSDFGLSKLVAEESHASTNVRGTLGYLDPQYYISQQLTEKSDVYSFGIILLELISGRPPISAMTFGDHFRNIGPWAKFYYESGDIEAVVDPAISGEYRDVHSVWKVAETAVRCIDADARRRPCMAEVVKEVQEAMALERPPSEASASALERRASFPFSPAGARSGTVRSHDMIMDNLMREDDESSSFPNTLRHPELR is encoded by the exons atgagcagagcagagcagagcagagcagccgGCCAGCTTCCTTCCACAATGGCCGCGGAGACTCCTCCAACGCAACACCGCTCCTCTTGCTCTTCTTCATCTTGCTACCTGCACCGGcggcttcctcttcttcatcttgctCTGCTGCTgcacatcatcttcttcttcttcttgtgctCCTCCTTCCCGGCCGTCTCACGAGCTCAGATGCCTG GCTTCCTCAGCATCGACTGCGGCGGCGCCGCCAACTACACGGACGCCCGGGGCCTGCGCTGGACCTCCGACGCCGCCCTCATCGCCACCGGCACACCCATCTCAACCCTCAACACCTCCACCTCCCCCCAAGAACAAGAACAGGAGACGCAGTACACCACCCTGCGCGCCTTCCCGTCCGACGGCGCCAAGCACTGCTACGCGCTCCCCGTCGCCACCCGCGCGCGCTACCTCGTCCGCGCCACCTTCCTCTACGCCGGCTTCGACGGCGACGACGCCTTCCCGGAGTTCGACCTCTACCTCGGCGCCACCCGCTGGTCCCCCATCGTCGTCTACGACGGCGCACGCCTCGTCACAAGGGAAGCCGTCGTCTTGGCCCAGTCTGCAAGCATCTCCGTCTGCCTCTCCAACGCCACCACGGGGCGGCCGTTTATATCCACCCTAGAGCTCCGGCCGCTCAACGGGTCGCTGTACCGCACCGACGCCGAGGCCCGCGCCTtcctcgccctcgccgcccgcatcAACTTCGGCgccccctcgccagatccggtcaG GTATCCTGATGATCCATACGACCGGATATGGGAGTCGGACATGGTACGGCGGGCCAACTACCTGGTCGACGCGGCACCCGGCACCGTCAACGTGTCCACCGACAAGCCGGTGTTCGTCGCCACGAGCGAGAGGCCGCCGGAGAAGGTGATGCAGACCGCTGTTGTAGGCACCCTCGGAGAGCTCACCTACCGGCTCAACCTCAACGGCTTCCCGGGCGATGGCTGGGCCTTCTCCTACTTTGCCGAGATCGAGGAGTCCGTCGTCCCCGAGACGCGCAAGTTCAAGCTCTTCATCCCTGGCCTGCCCGATGTTAGCAAGGCCACCGTTGATGTCGGTGAGAATGCTCCTGGGAAGTTACGGCTCTACCAGCCAGGCTACTACAACGTGTCACTCCCCTTCGTGTTGTCATTCGCGTTCAGAAAGACCAACGACTCATCCAGGGGACCAATTCTCAACGCATTCGAGATCTACAAGTATGTTGCGATCGAGCCCGGGTCCCCGGACGCACTTGCCATGGCGAGCCTCGCGTCGCGGTACTCATCCTTCGGTGATTGGGCCAACGAGGGCGGCGATCCCTGCTGGCCCTCGCCGTGGTCCTGGGTCAGATGCTCCTCAGAACCACAACTTAGAGTAGTTTCAAT AAATCTTTCAGGGAAGAACTTGACAGGGAGCATACCTCCGGAACTAGTGGCTTTATCATTCTTAGCAGAAAT CCGACTTGATGATAACATGCTGACGGGCCCGATTCCAGACCTTGCCGCCTCTTCGAACCTCTCAATCAT TCACTTTGAGAACAACCAGCTTACTGGCAGCGTGCCTTCATATTTGAGCAGCTTGCCCAAGCTCACTGAGCT CTATCTTCAGAATAACAAGCTGTCTGGTTATATCCCCAAGGCTCTGAAAAGCAGAGGCATTGTTTTCAA CTATGCTGGCAATATGGACCTGAAGGCAGGGAATCAAGAGAAGCACCACCTGATAATCATCATATCTGCGCTGCTTGGAGTATCCTTGCTGCTTGCAGTTTCCCTCTGTTGCTACGTGCTGACACGCAAAGCCAACAAGAGAAACTCACCACCAGAAG ATGACCTTACCAAGGCGCCCCCGCCCGCGCACAAGCTGCAGAAGTCAGACGCGCCGTCGTGCGAAATCGCCACCGAGACCTGCCATCCCTTCAGATTATGCGACCTCGAAGAGGCGACCAAGAATTTTGAGAACAGGATCGGCTCCGGGGGTTTCGGGATAGTGTACTACGGGAAGCTGCCGGACGGAAGGGAGATCGCGGTGAAGGTGCCGACGAACGACTCGTACCAGGGGAAAAAGCAGTTCGCGAACGAG GTATCCTTGCTGTCGAGGATACACCACAGGAACCTGGTGGCGTTTCTGGGGTACTGCCATGAAGACGGGAGGAACATCCTGGTCTACGAGTTCATGATGAATGGGACTCTGAAAGAGCATCTCCATG GGCGTGACAAGCACATAAGCTGGATTCAGCGACTTGAGATTGCAGAGGATTCAGCAAAAG GGATCGAGTACCTTCACAGCGGGTGCACGCCGTCGATCATCCACCGGGACATCAAGACGAGCAACATCCTGCTGGACAAGCAGATGCGGGCCAAGGTGTCGGACTTTGGTCTGTCGAAGCTGGTCGCGGAGGAGTCCCACGCGTCCACCAACGTCCGCGGCACGCTGGGCTACCTGGATCCACA GTACTACATCTCCCAGCAGCTGACGGAGAAgagcgacgtgtacagcttcgggATCATCCTGCTGGAGCTCATCTCGGGGCGGCCGCCCATCTCGGCCATGACCTTCGGCGACCACTTCCGCAACATCGGCCCATGG GCCAAGTTCTACTACGAGAGCGGGGACATCGAGGCGGTGGTGGACCCGGCCATCTCCGGGGAGTACCGGGACGTGCACTCGGTGTGGAAGGTGGCGGAGACGGCTGTGCGGTGCATCGACGCGGATGCGAGGAGGCGCCCCTGCATGGCGGAGGTGGTGAAGGAGGTGCAGGAGGCGATGGCGCTGGAGCGGCCACCCAGCGAGGCGTCGGCGTCGGCGCTGGAGCGGAGGGCGTCGTTCCCGTTCTCGCCGGCGGGGGCGCGGTCGGGGACGGTGCGGTCCCACGACATGATCATGGACAACCTGATGCGCGAGGACGACGAGTCGTCTTCATTCCCCAACACCCTCCGCCACCCCGAGCTGCGCTGA
- the LOC123063751 gene encoding probable LRR receptor-like serine/threonine-protein kinase At1g67720 isoform X2 codes for MSRAEQSRAAGQLPSTMAAETPPTQHRSSCSSSSCYLHRRLPLLHLALLLHIIFFFFLCSSFPAVSRAQMPGFLSIDCGGAANYTDARGLRWTSDAALIATGTPISTLNTSTSPQEQEQETQYTTLRAFPSDGAKHCYALPVATRARYLVRATFLYAGFDGDDAFPEFDLYLGATRWSPIVVYDGARLVTREAVVLAQSASISVCLSNATTGRPFISTLELRPLNGSLYRTDAEARAFLALAARINFGAPSPDPVRYPDDPYDRIWESDMVRRANYLVDAAPGTVNVSTDKPVFVATSERPPEKVMQTAVVGTLGELTYRLNLNGFPGDGWAFSYFAEIEESVVPETRKFKLFIPGLPDVSKATVDVGENAPGKLRLYQPGYYNVSLPFVLSFAFRKTNDSSRGPILNAFEIYKYVAIEPGSPDALAMASLASRYSSFGDWANEGGDPCWPSPWSWVRCSSEPQLRVVSINLSGKNLTGSIPPELVALSFLAEIRLDDNMLTGPIPDLAASSNLSIIHFENNQLTGSVPSYLSSLPKLTELYLQNNKLSGYIPKALKSRGIVFNYAGNMDLKAGNQEKHHLIIIISALLGVSLLLAVSLCCYVLTRKANKRNSPPEDDLTKAPPPAHKLQKSDAPSCEIATETCHPFRLCDLEEATKNFENRIGSGGFGIVYYGKLPDGREIAVKVPTNDSYQGKKQFANEVSLLSRIHHRNLVAFLGYCHEDGRNILVYEFMMNGTLKEHLHGRDKHISWIQRLEIAEDSAKG; via the exons atgagcagagcagagcagagcagagcagccgGCCAGCTTCCTTCCACAATGGCCGCGGAGACTCCTCCAACGCAACACCGCTCCTCTTGCTCTTCTTCATCTTGCTACCTGCACCGGcggcttcctcttcttcatcttgctCTGCTGCTgcacatcatcttcttcttcttcttgtgctCCTCCTTCCCGGCCGTCTCACGAGCTCAGATGCCTG GCTTCCTCAGCATCGACTGCGGCGGCGCCGCCAACTACACGGACGCCCGGGGCCTGCGCTGGACCTCCGACGCCGCCCTCATCGCCACCGGCACACCCATCTCAACCCTCAACACCTCCACCTCCCCCCAAGAACAAGAACAGGAGACGCAGTACACCACCCTGCGCGCCTTCCCGTCCGACGGCGCCAAGCACTGCTACGCGCTCCCCGTCGCCACCCGCGCGCGCTACCTCGTCCGCGCCACCTTCCTCTACGCCGGCTTCGACGGCGACGACGCCTTCCCGGAGTTCGACCTCTACCTCGGCGCCACCCGCTGGTCCCCCATCGTCGTCTACGACGGCGCACGCCTCGTCACAAGGGAAGCCGTCGTCTTGGCCCAGTCTGCAAGCATCTCCGTCTGCCTCTCCAACGCCACCACGGGGCGGCCGTTTATATCCACCCTAGAGCTCCGGCCGCTCAACGGGTCGCTGTACCGCACCGACGCCGAGGCCCGCGCCTtcctcgccctcgccgcccgcatcAACTTCGGCgccccctcgccagatccggtcaG GTATCCTGATGATCCATACGACCGGATATGGGAGTCGGACATGGTACGGCGGGCCAACTACCTGGTCGACGCGGCACCCGGCACCGTCAACGTGTCCACCGACAAGCCGGTGTTCGTCGCCACGAGCGAGAGGCCGCCGGAGAAGGTGATGCAGACCGCTGTTGTAGGCACCCTCGGAGAGCTCACCTACCGGCTCAACCTCAACGGCTTCCCGGGCGATGGCTGGGCCTTCTCCTACTTTGCCGAGATCGAGGAGTCCGTCGTCCCCGAGACGCGCAAGTTCAAGCTCTTCATCCCTGGCCTGCCCGATGTTAGCAAGGCCACCGTTGATGTCGGTGAGAATGCTCCTGGGAAGTTACGGCTCTACCAGCCAGGCTACTACAACGTGTCACTCCCCTTCGTGTTGTCATTCGCGTTCAGAAAGACCAACGACTCATCCAGGGGACCAATTCTCAACGCATTCGAGATCTACAAGTATGTTGCGATCGAGCCCGGGTCCCCGGACGCACTTGCCATGGCGAGCCTCGCGTCGCGGTACTCATCCTTCGGTGATTGGGCCAACGAGGGCGGCGATCCCTGCTGGCCCTCGCCGTGGTCCTGGGTCAGATGCTCCTCAGAACCACAACTTAGAGTAGTTTCAAT AAATCTTTCAGGGAAGAACTTGACAGGGAGCATACCTCCGGAACTAGTGGCTTTATCATTCTTAGCAGAAAT CCGACTTGATGATAACATGCTGACGGGCCCGATTCCAGACCTTGCCGCCTCTTCGAACCTCTCAATCAT TCACTTTGAGAACAACCAGCTTACTGGCAGCGTGCCTTCATATTTGAGCAGCTTGCCCAAGCTCACTGAGCT CTATCTTCAGAATAACAAGCTGTCTGGTTATATCCCCAAGGCTCTGAAAAGCAGAGGCATTGTTTTCAA CTATGCTGGCAATATGGACCTGAAGGCAGGGAATCAAGAGAAGCACCACCTGATAATCATCATATCTGCGCTGCTTGGAGTATCCTTGCTGCTTGCAGTTTCCCTCTGTTGCTACGTGCTGACACGCAAAGCCAACAAGAGAAACTCACCACCAGAAG ATGACCTTACCAAGGCGCCCCCGCCCGCGCACAAGCTGCAGAAGTCAGACGCGCCGTCGTGCGAAATCGCCACCGAGACCTGCCATCCCTTCAGATTATGCGACCTCGAAGAGGCGACCAAGAATTTTGAGAACAGGATCGGCTCCGGGGGTTTCGGGATAGTGTACTACGGGAAGCTGCCGGACGGAAGGGAGATCGCGGTGAAGGTGCCGACGAACGACTCGTACCAGGGGAAAAAGCAGTTCGCGAACGAG GTATCCTTGCTGTCGAGGATACACCACAGGAACCTGGTGGCGTTTCTGGGGTACTGCCATGAAGACGGGAGGAACATCCTGGTCTACGAGTTCATGATGAATGGGACTCTGAAAGAGCATCTCCATG GGCGTGACAAGCACATAAGCTGGATTCAGCGACTTGAGATTGCAGAGGATTCAGCAAAAGGTTAG
- the LOC123063749 gene encoding GATA transcription factor 17, protein MSPAEMESHKMVEVEAAADPEERTASGDPKACDDCNTTKTPLWRGGPNGPKSLCNACGIRYRKRRRVAMGLDPEAKRKPKRDDAILSKAEASSTKEEEEEEDNKASTNKIKTKTTTHTVELHMVGFAKDAVLKQRRRMRMRRRKPSCLGEEERAAILLMSLSSGVIYA, encoded by the exons ATGTCGCCGGCGGAGATGGAGTCCCACAAGATGGttgaggtggaggcggcggcggatcctgAGGAGCGCACCGCCTCCGGTGACCCCAAGGCCTGCGACGACTGCAACACCACCAAGACGCCGCTCTGGCGCGGCGGACCCAACGGACCAAAG TCGCTGTGCAACGCGTGCGGGATCCGGTACCGCAAGAGGCGGCGGGTGGCCATGGGGCTCGACCCGGAGGCCAAGAGGAAGCCCAAGAGGGACGACGCCATCCTATCCAAGGCGGAGGCTTCTAgtaccaaggaggaggaggaggaggaggacaacaaGGCCAGCACCAACAAGATCAAGACCAAGACGACTACTCACACCGTGGAGCTCCACATGGTGGGGTTCGCCAAGGACGCGGTGCTCAAGCAACGGCGCAGGATGCGGATGCGGCGGAGGAAGCCGTCGTGCCTGGGCGAGGAGGAGCGGGCCGCCATCCTCCTCATGTCCCTCTCCTCAGGCGTAATATACGCCTGA